CAGCGCGACCCATTCGATCTGCGAAGACATTACCAAACGCAAATTGCTGTTGGAAAATTTGTGGGACGAAGAAAATCGCGGCACCGATCATCCAGAATTATGGATGCAATTCGCCGAAGCTTTGGGCGCATCCCGCGAGGACGTGAAAAAAGCGGTTTTGGCCGGCGAAACCAAGCAATTGATCGAAACTTTCTTCTCGTTCTGCCGCAACACCTATGCCGAAGGTTTGGCATCGTTGTACGCCTACGAACATCAAATCCCGGAAATTGCCACCGTGAAAATCGACGGCCTGAAAAAATTCTATGGCGTTGAATCGGAACAAGGATTGAAATTCTTTACCGTTCACCAAGAAGCCGACGTGTTTCACCGCGAAGCATGCGAAAAATTGCTGGATCAATTGAGCCCG
The sequence above is a segment of the Alphaproteobacteria bacterium genome. Coding sequences within it:
- a CDS encoding CADD family putative folate metabolism protein, coding for MTFSQTLKERIAPLNLLNHPFYQTWNMGELSNETLQHYAGQYFHHVSAFPRYISATHSICEDITKRKLLLENLWDEENRGTDHPELWMQFAEALGASREDVKKAVLAGETKQLIETFFSFCRNTYAEGLASLYAYEHQIPEIATVKIDGLKKFYGVESEQGLKFFTVHQEADVFHREACEKLLDQLSPEEQAKALHAAETTAKALWNFLSGVQSTYESCGCGAKH